A DNA window from Maribellus comscasis contains the following coding sequences:
- a CDS encoding class I SAM-dependent methyltransferase has protein sequence MEMLERKKHWENIFRIKDTRQVSWYQQKPETSLHIIELLELPQNAKIIDAGCGDGYLPDFLIQKGYSNITLVDIADHALNSIKERLGKNKIEYINADITNFVSIKKFDVWHDRAVFHFLNSEKDILKYVDTVNKHVKKGGFLIIGTFSNNGPTQCSGLDVHQYSEVQLTERFESTFNKIRCFSEDHRTPSGGSQNFLFCVFKKK, from the coding sequence ATGGAAATGTTAGAAAGAAAAAAGCATTGGGAAAATATTTTTCGAATAAAAGATACACGACAAGTAAGTTGGTATCAGCAAAAGCCGGAAACATCACTTCATATTATCGAATTACTTGAATTGCCGCAAAATGCAAAAATTATTGATGCTGGCTGTGGCGATGGCTACTTGCCGGATTTTTTGATACAAAAAGGATATTCAAATATTACTCTTGTTGACATTGCCGACCATGCTCTAAATAGTATAAAAGAACGGCTCGGCAAGAACAAAATTGAATACATAAATGCTGATATCACAAATTTTGTCTCCATCAAAAAATTCGATGTTTGGCACGATCGCGCAGTTTTTCACTTTTTGAACAGCGAAAAAGACATTTTAAAATATGTAGACACTGTAAATAAACATGTAAAAAAAGGTGGATTTCTAATTATCGGAACTTTTTCAAACAACGGCCCCACTCAATGTAGCGGACTGGATGTACATCAGTATTCAGAGGTTCAACTCACTGAGCGATTTGAATCCACTTTCAACAAAATCAGGTGTTTTTCGGAGGATCACAGGACTCCCTCCGGAGGCAGTCAAAATTTTTTATTCTGCGTTTTTAAAAAGAAATAA